In one window of Arachis ipaensis cultivar K30076 chromosome B06, Araip1.1, whole genome shotgun sequence DNA:
- the LOC107604679 gene encoding uncharacterized protein LOC107604679, giving the protein MSRRNGPKLDLKLNLSPPRADRRRLESPARSTTASPTSPPSSCVSSELNQEDSSNNNNLRYSNSPEATSMVLVGCPRCLMYVMLSEDDPKCPKCKSTVLLDFLHDNSNNTTTNVRKN; this is encoded by the coding sequence ATGAGTCGCAGGAACGGTCCGAAGCTCGACCTGAAGCTGAACCTCTCTCCTCCGAGGGCAGACCGGAGGAGGCTGGAGTCTCCGGCACGGTCGACGACGGCGTCTCCGACGTCGCCACCGAGCTCATGCGTTTCCTCTGAGCTCAACCAAGAagacagcagcaacaacaacaaccttCGATACTCCAACAGCCCTGAAGCAACATCAATGGTTCTCGTAGGATGCCCTCGCTGCCTCATGTACGTGATGCTCTCCGAAGATGATCCCAAGTGCCCCAAATGCAAGAGCACCGTCTTACTCGATTTCCTCCATGACAACAGCAATAACACCACCACCAACGTTAGGAAGAATTAg